From the genome of Candidatus Methylomirabilota bacterium:
ACCCAGTCTGCTCCATCGTATTCGAGCGGGAGCCAGAAGAAACCGACGTGATGACCCGCCCACCTCGCAAGCCGCACGAACCGTTGTTTAGAAGGCAAATGTTGGGTTTGAGCCTATTGCAAGGTGTGAGTGTACTGTTCATCCTTCTGGCCGTCTTCAGCATCGCCCTCTATCGTGGCCAAGGCGAATTGGACGCTCGTGCGCTGACGTTTACCACCCTCATCATTGCCAACCTTGGTCTGATCATGACAAACCGATCATGGTCGCATACAATTGCGGTCACGTCGCGCTCGCCAAATACCGCCTTACGGTGGGTGGTCGGAGGCGCATTGGTTTTTCTCGCAGTAATACTGTACGTTCCTTCACTGCGCAACCTCTTCCGTTTCGCGAAGCTCCACCCGATTGACATGGCGATCTGTCTTGCTGCGGGAGTAGTGAGTATCGCTTGGTTCGAAGGACTCAAGATGCTGCGTGGAGGGCAAAGACGATCTTTGGCTCAAGAATAGACAGGCCCTTCACGGGCTGCCAATGGCGTGGATCGAGCTCAACCGCGGGTTCCTCTGCGGGGATGTCGGACTCTTTCGAGTTGTGGTGCTTTCGCTGCAGAGTCTAGGTGCAATTTGCTGAGGTCTCGAACGATGCCTTTTCGGGGTTTTTCTACAGCCTCGCTAGACGGTTGCCGCTTGAGGCTCGCAGGCCAGGAGTGAACCAGAGATGCCGTACCTGCTGATCGCAAACCTTCTGGTATTCCTGCATCTTGCCTTTGTTGGGTTTGTCGTCCTGGGCGCCCTCTTGGTGCTGCGTTGGCCACGGTTAGTGTGGATTCAACTCCCCTGCGCGCTCTGGGGCGCGCTCATCGAGTTCGCCGGGTGGATCTGCCCACTTACCCCCCTTGAGAATCGGTTCCGCCAACTGGGTGGCCAGGCGGGGTACGCGGGCAGTTTCATCGAGCACTATCTGCTGCCAGTCCTCTACCCGAAGAACCTGACCAGGCCGGTGCAGTTGGCTCTCGGGATGCTGGTTCTGATCCTCAACGCGGCGGCATACGGGCGCTTGTGGCGCCGCCGTGCGAGCGGCACCGCCTAACATGGAAATGGATCTGCCGAGCCGCGGCGCTATACATTGGCGTGCTGTCCCGGGCGTTCGTCAAGGCGCCGCGCCTCGCAGCTCATTTCCTGGCCGTTGAGCGGCTATTGCATAACATGCGCGCCTTAGTGGAGGCGGATCTTCAGGTGCTGACGATCATGGCGTCTTTGATCGAGCATGCCAAGTGGCTCCGCCAGGAACAGACGCAACACCTTCATACGCTGGATAATTGGAAGGGACTCCGCCAGCTTGAACGGGAGTTGGTCATGCGGGCGCTGAAGGAAAACGGCGGTGTCCAGACGAGAGCCGCCGCTCGCCTGGGCATTACGCCGCGACAGCTCGCCTACAAAATGCAGAAGTACCGAATCATCAAAGAGTTCCGGATCGAGGGCTGAGCCAACATCCTTTGGCGACGCCGATAGTTAAGGCCGGGAGATTGCTTCGTCGCTTCACTTCCCGCAATGACGCTTCCTGAAATATGCAAAGGCGGTTGGGGCATCTTGACCTGCCCCAACCGCCAGTACAAATCACAAAAGATGCTATAGCCGCAATGCAACGGCAGCTACATTCGCTCGCCTAGCCGTGCAAACATGAATGACCGCCGCCCTTCAACTCCTCCAGCAATGCCAGCATGGAATTGTGGACGTCCGCGCCGATCTTTTCATTCTCGAAGCGCTCGAATGCTTCTCCCAGGCGCGCCTGGTCGTCTGCGCTCAACATATTGTCCGCCATGGCATACAGGATCATGTTCTCTTTATCGATGTGGGGTCGCAGCATCTGAATATAGGCGCGCCCGTTCCGAATAATCTTCTGCGCCGCAGCCGGATCGGTTCCGATTGCCGCCGCGGCATCAGCCATATCACGGACATAGGTGCGCCCGGCCTCATGCTCCGACAGCATAACCGCGATTGGTCCGCCCTGCAACGGAAAGCCGCGATTCACCATCGTCTTGAACAACAGATCCTCCTCTTTGCCGTGATGACACTGATCGGCAAAGGTTCGGATAAACTTGATCGCCTTTTCGAAATAGGCTCGATCCGGGGCAGCGCCGCCCTCCATTGCAATGAGCTTTCGCTCCAGCGCATCCAACGCCTGAAGGATCAGGGTATGTTCGTCCTTGAGGATCTGGGTCGGCGAACCGGTGTGGGCATGCTCGTGTCCGTGGTGTTCATGATGTTCGTGGTGCTCGTGGTGCTCGTGGTGCTCGTGGTGCATGCCGCATCCCATTCCTTCGGCGGGCGGCTGCTCGCCTGCGGCGGCGGCAACCCGGCTGATCGCGACCTGCCATACCTCGGGACCGGCCTCCAGATAGCGCCATTCGAACTGTCCGGTGCGCTCGGCGGCGAATGTATAGTAGAGCGGCTTGGGATCATGGTCGTTGACCAGGAGCATCGTATCCCCGACCGCCAGCCCGTCGAAGACGCGGAAGATGGTCGGGTGTTTCTGCGGGATCGGCAGGACGCGGGCATCCACGGTTGCTGCATAATTCGCTGGCATAGAGACTTCCTCCTTCGACAGATACAGGGTTGTTGGTTGTTAGCGGATGATCATCTGAGGCATCGCCTCCGCGGCAGCCTCGGTCGCCAGGCGTACCTTGTCCGCGACATTGCGGAAGACCTGCGCCTCAGAGGACTCCGGCATCGCCACGACAACAGGGGCGCCGGTATCCCCGCCCTCGCGGATCGCTGGATTGAGGGGGATCTCCCCCAGGAATGGGACCCCAAGCGCTTCACTCACCTTGCGTCCACCGCCCCGGCTGAAGATATCGGTTTCTCCCTGGCAGTGGGGACAGATAAAATAGCTCATATTTTCCACAATCCCCAGAATCGGGACGCGGGCCTCACGAAACATCCGCAGGCCTCTCTCGGCATCCATCAAGGCCACAGCGGAAGGGGTCGTCACGATGACTCCGCCGGTCAACGGCACCGCCTGAACGAGGGTCAACTGGGTATCCCCCGTCCCCGGTGGAAGATCGACGATCAGGTAGTCCAGTTCGCCCCAATGCACCTCGTGCAGCAGTTGCTTCAGGGCCTGGGCCACCAAGGGTCCACGCCAGATGATCGGCGACTGCTCACCCAGCAGGTATCCGACCGATATCACCCTCAGGCCGTGCCGTGTCAACGGAACAATCTTGCCTTCATGCGCCTTGGGACGGCCAAGCTCGCCCAGCATCCGGGGAACATTCGGGCCATAGATATCGGCATCCAGAAGACCGACCGCAGCCCCCGACTGCGCCAGCGCCAGGGCCAGATTGACGGATACGGTGCTCTTACCCACACCGCCTTTACCGGACGCGACGGCGATGATACGCCGCACCCCGGGAAGCGGAGCCGGTCCGGGAGCGGAATCCTGAGGCGCGGGGCGCGGGGCGGCCTGAATCCGCATCTCACCGATCCCGGGCACGCGGCCGAGCGCCTCACGGACCGACGCCTCTACCTTGGCGATCACCTCAGCGTCCTCCGTCGGGACCTGGAGATCGAGGTAGACGGTGGACCCCTCCACCCGCGCATTCTTTATTATGCCAAAAGAGACAAGGTCGCGGCTCATCCCCGGGTACTTGACCTGGCGAAGCGCCGAGATCACCATATCTTCCGTTAACTGAGGCGTTACCATGCGGGACCTCCTCGTCCGCCGCCGGCTAGAGCTCGCCTGCCCTCAGGCGAGATCATGTCCGGATTCCAGGCAGGTTCCCATACGATCTCGACGGTGACGCCAGTGACACCGGGTATCTCCCGGAGGGCGCGGTCAACCGCCTGGACGAAGCTCGCGTGCATAGGGCAGCCGCGCGTGGTGAGGGTCATGCGGATGCCGATCTGGCCCCCTTGGATCTGCACATCGTAGACGAGGCCCAGATCGACGATATTCACTCCTAACTCCGGGTCGATGAGCTTCCGGAGCGTGTTATAGATCTGCTCTTCAGTTATGGGTGATGTTCCCGGTTCTGCCATCATGCCTCCTTTTCATGTACCTGTACTTCCTGCATCGCTCCGCCGATCGACTGTGGATCCTATGCTCCTACGGTCTGCGCCTCGGGAAGGGGCGTCAGCCGGGGAACCAGGTGACGGTAGATCCGACAGACGGCAACGGCAAACGTGAGACCCGCCAGGGCCAACACGAGGGTCCCCACCTGGAGCAGCAGCCCGGACGCAAAGATCACTCCGGCCACGGTCGTCACGATGCCCGCATGGAGCAGCCAATACTCTATCCGAGGCATTGACTCGCCAAGTAGCTGGGTGGCGGCCGGAACCGGCCGAAGCCCTACAAGGTCGCTGTAACGGTGGTGCCAGACCAGGAATGGGATAATCTTGTACATCATACCGATAATCGTCACGGAAATCCAGCCCAGAAGCGCCAGCACCCCATAGCCAAAGGCCAGCCGGGCGGCAAACTCGTCGCTCACAACCCAACCGGTACTCAGCCAAAGCCCGAGTAGTGTGAGTATGACCAGCGTGACCATGGCGCTTAAGGAATGCCGCAGCCCCCAGTCCAGTCGCGGGCGCTTGCGCGTCCGCAGAACCTCACGCATCGTCCAGAGGAACAGACCCACCGCTACGGCGATCAGGAGGGCGAACAGCGCAGTCCACGAACTGTGCAGCAGCAGCGTTACGTACAGGCCCGCGAGACCGACATTGAGCAGCCGGAACTCCCAGTAGGCCGGACGCTCATTGCGAAACTCACTCAGGCTGAACATAGGAATCAGCTTGTAGCTCGCCCCGAAGATCATCATCGTGACCCAGCCGATACCGGCCAGGTGGGCGTGGGCGTGGATCGTGTGCAAGACCTGACCTCCCAGGAAGTCGAACATCTTGTCGAGCGCCATAAGATTCCCCATCACCACGGTAGAGGCCAGATAGAGGAGCGCCGCCGCCACGTGTCGCCCGATAATGTCCCAGCGGGGGAGCTGCCACATTGTGCGTCCCATGTTGACCACGAAGAGCGTCACGGCAATCAGCACAAGACCGGCGCCGATGGCCGTGCCATGGTGATGACCGATCCAGAAATGGCTCACCATCAGCGCGACACCGGACAGCATGATCCAATACTGCCAGCAGGCCAGGCGCTCGCTCCACAGCGTGGTCTCCAAAGCGACCGGAACCAATTGGAACGACGCCCCCATGATCGTCATCGTAATCCACCCGAGCGTCAGCAAATGGGTGAGGGCGAGGCCATGCCCCTGGTAGTAGAAGTCCAGCAGATTGTCGACCTGCCACGGCGCCCACAG
Proteins encoded in this window:
- a CDS encoding DUF2784 domain-containing protein, translating into MPYLLIANLLVFLHLAFVGFVVLGALLVLRWPRLVWIQLPCALWGALIEFAGWICPLTPLENRFRQLGGQAGYAGSFIEHYLLPVLYPKNLTRPVQLALGMLVLILNAAAYGRLWRRRASGTA
- a CDS encoding DUF2249 domain-containing protein, giving the protein MPANYAATVDARVLPIPQKHPTIFRVFDGLAVGDTMLLVNDHDPKPLYYTFAAERTGQFEWRYLEAGPEVWQVAISRVAAAAGEQPPAEGMGCGMHHEHHEHHEHHEHHEHHGHEHAHTGSPTQILKDEHTLILQALDALERKLIAMEGGAAPDRAYFEKAIKFIRTFADQCHHGKEEDLLFKTMVNRGFPLQGGPIAVMLSEHEAGRTYVRDMADAAAAIGTDPAAAQKIIRNGRAYIQMLRPHIDKENMILYAMADNMLSADDQARLGEAFERFENEKIGADVHNSMLALLEELKGGGHSCLHG
- a CDS encoding Mrp/NBP35 family ATP-binding protein, giving the protein MVTPQLTEDMVISALRQVKYPGMSRDLVSFGIIKNARVEGSTVYLDLQVPTEDAEVIAKVEASVREALGRVPGIGEMRIQAAPRPAPQDSAPGPAPLPGVRRIIAVASGKGGVGKSTVSVNLALALAQSGAAVGLLDADIYGPNVPRMLGELGRPKAHEGKIVPLTRHGLRVISVGYLLGEQSPIIWRGPLVAQALKQLLHEVHWGELDYLIVDLPPGTGDTQLTLVQAVPLTGGVIVTTPSAVALMDAERGLRMFREARVPILGIVENMSYFICPHCQGETDIFSRGGGRKVSEALGVPFLGEIPLNPAIREGGDTGAPVVVAMPESSEAQVFRNVADKVRLATEAAAEAMPQMIIR
- a CDS encoding metal-sulfur cluster assembly factor, with the translated sequence MAEPGTSPITEEQIYNTLRKLIDPELGVNIVDLGLVYDVQIQGGQIGIRMTLTTRGCPMHASFVQAVDRALREIPGVTGVTVEIVWEPAWNPDMISPEGRRALAGGGRGGPAW